A stretch of the Chitinophagaceae bacterium genome encodes the following:
- a CDS encoding T9SS type A sorting domain-containing protein, protein MNALLMGFPAVSVGIVSNSQAAGFWENKGQVTDQDGIKRSDILYVFEQDGFTIALGKDFFSYQLTTNGAALKSEETTNETKALVDSDEPVLIKPILLKYERTDVKLTGANKNVKLVASGISKDTRNYIRPSGTYYDIHHYQKITYQNIYEGIDLVFYISNEKKSNLTRLKYDFVIQPGADMRAIRLNYAGASLPVVNENGELLTLLPGKGFIKESKPLSYYEASRDSFYIPYQTLGSAVTFKAIKGNQHEVLTIDPEITWSRYFGGVKDELIEGVEADGFGNIYSCGQTLSPSGVVTTGAYQTVKQGVSDNFITKMNQSGTILWSTYFGGEAEEVAFGMCLDGFGNLYLCGQTRSLLVMSTTGAYQVTNNGLIDAYISKFDTSGVLIWSTFLGGAGKDQCYSCIADQTGVYVGGYTESATNIVTAGAQQTVYGGAGDAFISAFSPSGAILFSTYLGGSDQDRAHDVVLDHFGNLLVSGTTPSEDGIALGNVHQSELGGNNDVFVAKYKKSGVKKWCTYYGGLKTERGREIVTDGDGNSYITGPTASGLSMTTPGVYQTQLNGSGPASSTVYEDAYLAKFDTAGHLKWGTYYGGAGDEIGSAIKLLPGGLIMIGGTTDSDSLISTPDAIQPVISGKRDAFLAMFSDKGQLVWSTYYGGTEDEIFDDGYGPSLDIYDNRFLTFAISTFSPGLGTLNTYTPSNTATPTLDGLFVNIDLGCLDKYEPNNQIEKSYPLGVITQPASIDALINYAGDRDFYSFTKTSDWPVKVYLSNLAQNCDIILYDSLFHPIKISHHAGTGDEEVTLKKAMKGKVYVAVFVQANIFSNICYHLSIKKIFALTKSVDENEKVIRDIFIYPNPASNEINVTLTIAENTFIRISDITGKVVLEKPVTRADGAKQITVIDIQKLHSGTYLVTVPDSDLPVQKLIVY, encoded by the coding sequence ATGAACGCGTTACTTATGGGTTTTCCGGCGGTATCAGTTGGCATTGTAAGTAACTCTCAGGCTGCCGGATTTTGGGAAAATAAAGGGCAGGTTACAGATCAGGATGGAATAAAGAGATCAGATATTTTGTATGTGTTTGAACAGGATGGATTTACCATCGCTTTGGGAAAAGATTTTTTTTCCTATCAATTAACCACCAATGGTGCAGCACTTAAATCTGAAGAAACAACAAATGAAACCAAAGCGCTTGTTGATAGCGATGAGCCGGTTTTAATAAAACCCATCTTGTTAAAATATGAGAGAACGGATGTGAAATTAACCGGCGCGAATAAAAACGTTAAACTGGTTGCCTCCGGAATATCAAAGGATACCAGGAATTATATCCGGCCTTCCGGTACTTACTATGATATTCATCATTACCAAAAAATTACGTATCAGAATATATACGAGGGCATCGACCTGGTTTTTTACATATCAAATGAAAAAAAATCAAATCTAACACGTTTAAAATATGATTTCGTCATTCAGCCCGGAGCGGATATGCGGGCTATCAGGTTGAATTATGCAGGAGCATCGCTTCCTGTTGTAAACGAAAATGGTGAGTTGCTAACGTTACTTCCTGGAAAGGGGTTTATAAAGGAATCAAAACCGTTATCATATTACGAAGCATCCAGAGATTCTTTTTATATCCCTTACCAGACGCTTGGATCTGCTGTTACATTTAAAGCCATAAAAGGCAATCAGCATGAAGTACTTACGATTGACCCTGAAATTACCTGGAGCCGTTACTTTGGCGGCGTAAAAGACGAATTAATAGAAGGGGTTGAAGCGGATGGTTTTGGAAATATTTATAGCTGCGGCCAAACGCTTTCTCCATCAGGAGTGGTTACCACAGGAGCTTATCAAACGGTAAAGCAAGGAGTGTCTGACAACTTCATCACAAAAATGAATCAATCGGGCACCATTCTATGGAGCACATATTTTGGAGGAGAAGCAGAAGAAGTTGCATTTGGTATGTGCCTCGATGGATTTGGCAACCTGTATTTATGTGGTCAAACAAGGAGTCTGCTTGTTATGTCAACAACAGGCGCTTATCAGGTGACCAACAATGGATTGATTGATGCATATATTTCAAAATTTGATACTTCAGGAGTATTAATATGGAGCACTTTTTTAGGAGGTGCCGGAAAAGATCAGTGTTACTCCTGCATTGCGGATCAGACCGGAGTGTATGTTGGGGGTTATACAGAAAGTGCTACCAATATTGTTACTGCCGGTGCTCAGCAAACTGTATATGGTGGCGCCGGTGATGCTTTCATTTCGGCATTTTCACCTTCCGGGGCCATCCTCTTTTCCACTTATCTCGGAGGATCGGATCAGGACCGCGCGCATGATGTGGTGCTCGATCATTTTGGAAACCTGTTGGTTTCAGGTACCACTCCAAGTGAAGATGGAATCGCATTGGGCAATGTGCATCAGTCGGAATTAGGAGGCAACAATGATGTATTTGTTGCGAAATACAAAAAGAGCGGTGTTAAAAAATGGTGTACCTATTATGGTGGATTAAAAACAGAACGTGGTCGCGAGATTGTGACTGACGGTGATGGCAACAGTTATATCACCGGACCCACCGCAAGCGGACTAAGTATGACTACACCAGGTGTTTACCAAACACAGTTGAATGGGAGTGGACCAGCCTCCTCCACCGTTTATGAGGATGCTTATCTGGCGAAGTTCGACACCGCAGGCCATTTGAAATGGGGAACCTATTACGGAGGAGCGGGAGATGAAATTGGTTCGGCGATAAAATTGTTGCCGGGCGGTTTGATCATGATCGGAGGAACTACAGACAGCGATAGTCTTATCAGTACACCTGATGCTATTCAGCCGGTCATTAGCGGAAAACGCGATGCATTTTTGGCGATGTTCTCCGATAAGGGCCAATTGGTTTGGTCTACTTACTACGGTGGAACAGAGGATGAAATTTTTGATGATGGATATGGACCTTCATTGGATATTTATGACAACCGTTTCCTCACATTTGCAATTAGTACCTTCAGCCCCGGATTGGGAACACTTAATACGTATACACCCTCCAATACTGCCACACCTACACTGGATGGGCTGTTCGTGAATATAGATTTGGGATGCCTTGATAAATACGAACCGAACAACCAGATTGAAAAATCGTATCCTTTAGGTGTAATTACGCAGCCTGCCTCCATTGATGCGCTCATAAATTATGCAGGGGATAGAGATTTTTACAGTTTTACCAAGACATCAGATTGGCCCGTTAAGGTTTATCTCAGTAACCTCGCTCAAAATTGTGACATCATTTTGTATGACTCACTTTTTCACCCTATTAAAATTTCGCACCATGCAGGTACAGGCGATGAAGAGGTTACGCTTAAGAAAGCAATGAAGGGTAAGGTATACGTAGCAGTATTTGTTCAGGCAAATATCTTTTCTAACATCTGCTATCATCTTTCCATCAAAAAAATATTTGCATTGACAAAATCTGTTGATGAAAATGAGAAAGTTATCCGGGATATTTTCATTTATCCCAATCCCGCAAGCAATGAAATAAATGTTACTTTAACGATTGCTGAAAATACTTTCATCCGCATATCAGATATTACAGGAAAAGTAGTATTGGAAAAGCCGGTTACGAGGGCTGATGGTGCGAAGCAAATTACTGTTATCGATATTCAGAAATTACACAGCGGCACTTACCTGGTAACTGTGCCGGACAGCGATCTTCCTGTTCAGAAATTAATTGTGTATTGA
- a CDS encoding cyanophycinase produces the protein MNHPKGKLIAIGGAEDKGTDLELGVIHRNNLNFFELGILRRIAVEAGNPDARIEVITTASSSPKEVGGNYKNAFEKIGYLNVGHISIRNRDDAVDKEFIQRVKKANVVMFSGGNQYRLTSTFGGTEILQILHDRYQKEDFVVAGTSAGAMGMSNTMIYEGNSGRSHLKGEVKITTGLGFNKDVIFDSHFDKRGRFARLVQAIGANPSCLGVGLGEDTGAIITEGNHLEIIGSGMVTIIDGHQIRHSNIADIPEGTPISIENLIVHFLTSGDRFNILHRKMEAKPVEENVED, from the coding sequence ATGAATCATCCTAAAGGAAAACTAATTGCCATTGGTGGAGCAGAAGACAAGGGAACCGACCTCGAATTAGGTGTTATCCATCGTAATAACCTTAATTTTTTTGAACTCGGAATTTTAAGAAGGATTGCCGTTGAAGCCGGTAACCCTGACGCAAGGATTGAAGTAATTACCACTGCTTCATCTTCCCCAAAAGAAGTGGGAGGAAACTATAAAAATGCATTTGAGAAAATCGGATATTTGAATGTTGGCCACATTTCCATCCGTAACCGTGATGATGCTGTTGATAAGGAATTTATTCAACGCGTGAAAAAAGCAAATGTGGTAATGTTTTCCGGAGGTAATCAATACCGGCTTACCTCTACATTTGGCGGCACAGAAATTCTTCAAATATTACATGATCGATATCAAAAAGAAGATTTTGTAGTTGCAGGTACCAGTGCGGGAGCAATGGGAATGTCAAATACTATGATCTACGAAGGCAATAGCGGACGTTCACATTTGAAAGGTGAAGTGAAAATCACCACCGGCCTTGGTTTTAATAAAGATGTAATCTTTGATTCTCACTTTGACAAACGTGGTCGCTTTGCACGACTTGTGCAGGCCATTGGTGCAAACCCTTCTTGCCTGGGTGTGGGTCTTGGAGAAGATACAGGCGCTATTATCACCGAAGGCAACCACCTTGAAATAATTGGTTCGGGTATGGTTACTATTATTGACGGTCACCAGATCCGGCATTCCAACATTGCTGATATTCCGGAGGGAACTCCTATTTCTATAGAAAACCTGATTGTTCATTTTTTAACTTCAGGTGATCGGTTTAATATTCTACATCGCAAGATGGAAGCGAAACCGGTGGAGGAAAATGTGGAAGATTGA
- the cphA gene encoding cyanophycin synthetase has protein sequence MEILNIRPMNGPNYWSIRRHKLIVMKLDLQELEDFPTNKIPGFKDRLAKLFPSLYDHHCSEGKPGGFLQRVEEGTWMGHVIEHMALELQTLAGMDVGFGRTRETGQRGVYNVVFNYMEAEAGIYAAKATVRIAQALVDGKEYNLAEDIQNLREIREEYRLGPSTGSIVEEAISRGIPYIRLNRRSLVQLGYGVNQKRVQATVASTTSSIAVEIACDKEETKNLLEQAEIPVPKGVIGYDEDDLRDAIKKIGYPIVTKPVNGNHGKGATTNLRNWEDAVKGLVAAKQYGRAVIIEKYIVGYDHRILVINYKFVAAAKRTPASVLGNGSSTIRELIDIVNTDSRRGYGHENVLTAIKIDDFTMNILDERKLTLDSVLPVGEELWLKPTANLSTGGTATDITDLVHPDNIFMCERIARIIGLDICGIDIMTPDLSQPINEAGGAILEVNAAPGFRMHLSPTDGLPRNVAEPVINMLYPPGSSARIPIIAVTGTNGKTTTTRLIAHIVKQVGYKVGFTTTDGIYIQNQMMMRGDCTGPVSAQFVLKDPTVELAVLETARGGILRAGLGFDHCDIGIVTNVQPDHLGLMGIETIEQLSRVKGVVPESVWPHGYAILNADDDLVYKMREALECKIAFFSMDENNPRIREHLANGGLAAVAENGYVTICKGSWKIRVEKINSIPLTFGGKAIFNIQNVLPAVLAVHLRGFKIEDIRAALHTFIPSPATTPGRMNLFQFKNFQVLVDYAHNYAGLEQLAKFVDKVDGTPKVGVIAGVGDRRDEDIIELGRVAARSFDEIVIRQDKNLRGRSSDEIIDLMMRGIKDVGGNKKTTIIPSEPEAIDYVIKNGQRGAFITICSDVVPDVLEMIMRYKEQEDNVEMLTP, from the coding sequence ATGGAAATACTCAACATCCGTCCAATGAACGGTCCTAATTACTGGTCCATCCGAAGACATAAACTGATCGTGATGAAACTTGATCTTCAGGAACTGGAAGATTTTCCTACCAACAAAATCCCGGGATTCAAAGACAGGCTCGCGAAATTATTTCCATCGTTATATGATCATCATTGTTCTGAAGGAAAACCAGGTGGCTTTCTTCAACGTGTTGAAGAAGGCACGTGGATGGGACACGTAATAGAACACATGGCGCTGGAGCTTCAGACACTTGCAGGGATGGATGTCGGATTCGGTCGTACGCGGGAAACAGGTCAGCGGGGTGTATATAATGTGGTGTTCAATTATATGGAAGCGGAAGCAGGCATCTATGCTGCAAAAGCAACTGTCAGGATAGCCCAGGCGCTCGTGGATGGCAAGGAGTATAACCTGGCAGAAGACATTCAAAATCTGCGTGAAATAAGAGAAGAATACCGGCTGGGACCTAGCACCGGCTCTATTGTGGAAGAAGCGATTAGCCGCGGCATTCCATACATTCGTCTTAATCGTCGTTCACTTGTACAGTTAGGTTATGGAGTGAACCAAAAAAGAGTGCAGGCAACGGTAGCCAGTACCACCAGCAGCATTGCTGTAGAAATTGCTTGTGATAAGGAAGAAACAAAAAACTTATTGGAACAGGCTGAAATTCCTGTTCCGAAAGGAGTGATAGGTTACGATGAAGATGATCTTCGCGATGCAATCAAAAAAATAGGTTATCCTATCGTTACGAAACCAGTAAATGGCAATCATGGAAAGGGTGCTACCACAAATCTCCGAAACTGGGAGGATGCTGTAAAAGGCCTGGTGGCGGCTAAACAGTATGGCCGAGCCGTAATCATTGAAAAATATATTGTGGGTTATGACCATCGTATACTGGTGATCAATTACAAATTTGTGGCTGCGGCAAAGCGCACGCCGGCCTCTGTGCTTGGAAACGGAAGTTCAACGATTCGCGAACTGATTGATATTGTAAATACTGATTCCCGCAGAGGATATGGCCATGAAAATGTATTGACAGCCATCAAAATTGATGACTTCACGATGAATATTCTGGACGAACGGAAATTAACACTTGATTCAGTATTGCCCGTTGGAGAAGAATTGTGGCTCAAACCCACTGCGAATCTTTCAACAGGCGGTACTGCTACAGACATTACAGATCTCGTTCATCCCGATAATATATTTATGTGTGAGCGGATTGCGCGTATTATCGGACTTGATATCTGCGGTATTGATATCATGACACCGGATTTAAGTCAGCCTATCAATGAAGCAGGTGGCGCTATCCTTGAAGTTAATGCAGCGCCTGGTTTTCGAATGCATCTTTCACCAACTGACGGGTTGCCGCGCAATGTGGCTGAACCTGTTATCAACATGCTGTATCCACCCGGAAGCTCTGCGCGCATTCCGATTATTGCTGTTACGGGTACCAATGGAAAAACCACCACTACAAGATTGATTGCCCACATTGTAAAACAGGTGGGTTATAAAGTTGGATTTACTACAACTGATGGTATCTATATTCAAAACCAGATGATGATGCGGGGTGATTGCACAGGTCCTGTATCTGCACAATTTGTATTGAAAGATCCAACTGTCGAATTAGCAGTGTTAGAAACTGCACGGGGAGGAATTCTTCGCGCAGGCTTAGGCTTCGACCACTGCGACATCGGAATTGTTACCAACGTGCAACCTGATCATCTCGGATTGATGGGCATCGAAACAATAGAACAATTGTCACGGGTGAAAGGAGTCGTTCCTGAAAGTGTTTGGCCTCATGGTTACGCGATTCTGAATGCAGATGATGATCTGGTTTATAAAATGCGGGAGGCACTCGAATGCAAGATTGCTTTCTTCAGCATGGATGAGAATAATCCGCGTATCAGAGAACACCTCGCTAATGGTGGTCTCGCCGCAGTGGCTGAAAACGGATATGTCACCATTTGTAAAGGGAGCTGGAAGATCAGAGTGGAAAAAATCAACAGCATTCCGTTAACTTTTGGAGGGAAAGCAATTTTCAATATCCAGAACGTATTGCCTGCTGTATTAGCTGTGCACCTTCGGGGATTTAAGATTGAAGACATTCGTGCGGCATTGCACACTTTTATTCCGTCACCTGCCACTACGCCCGGACGTATGAATCTCTTCCAGTTTAAGAATTTCCAGGTGTTGGTAGATTATGCGCATAACTATGCGGGCCTTGAACAGCTTGCAAAATTTGTAGATAAAGTTGACGGTACCCCAAAAGTAGGCGTTATCGCTGGTGTTGGTGACCGGCGCGATGAAGACATTATTGAGCTGGGACGTGTTGCAGCCCGTTCATTTGATGAAATCGTGATTCGTCAGGATAAAAATTTACGTGGTCGTTCTTCAGATGAAATCATTGACCTGATGATGCGTGGAATTAAGGACGTTGGTGGCAATAAAAAAACCACCATTATTCCAAGTGAACCTGAAGCGATTGATTATGTAATAAAAAACGGCCAACGGGGCGCCTTCATTACCATCTGTTCTGATGTAGTACCGGATGTACTTGAAATGATCATGCGCTATAAAGAACAGGAAGACAACGTAGAGATGTTAACGCCCTGA
- a CDS encoding T9SS type A sorting domain-containing protein: MKRLSILLVLVTLMGINAFAQTARTAQIKTNLGKAKPSMMGSSQRIEDCDTFVNLCVDDELVLYSTTGGYVCGQNEYGDVSKADIFYLPGTTIKGVLLYFGFAKAANTVDKVKVRVWDNDGTFADGNPGAPGTILSEKLVSYQTISDDVNIDADLTYVQFNSPVAIPADSLFYIGINFGYKKNDTVALVSTLDRTGLSCEGLVTSVDQFSDNSWHVFSEYPGDWGLYVSQMILPIVCHELCTMDITPGNPSVCQNKTKTITASGASTYTWAPADGLNVTTGAVVVATGSVTTTYTVTGDGGECSKTVTLTVKPKPVANFSIGPCVSGKKLLTYTGTPNTGVTFNWYKDGVKIAGQTNSTYNSTTTAKYKVRVTVTETNCIDVKEKQVTNDCKEGLTEIFTAEAYPNPFNQSFVINMASGSNELANVRLVDLSGRTLHEYTGVDTSAPFEINESLSAGVYFVRVSQGTTEKMIKVIKE; encoded by the coding sequence ATGAAAAGACTTTCCATTCTACTCGTGCTCGTAACATTGATGGGAATCAATGCCTTCGCACAAACCGCGCGAACAGCACAAATCAAAACAAATTTAGGCAAGGCAAAACCATCAATGATGGGTTCGTCTCAACGGATTGAAGATTGCGACACTTTCGTTAATCTTTGTGTGGATGACGAATTGGTATTGTATTCAACAACGGGCGGATATGTTTGTGGCCAAAATGAATACGGCGACGTTTCCAAGGCTGATATTTTCTATCTTCCGGGAACTACCATCAAAGGTGTATTGCTCTATTTCGGATTTGCAAAAGCTGCAAATACTGTAGATAAAGTAAAAGTACGCGTTTGGGACAATGACGGAACATTCGCAGATGGTAATCCAGGTGCTCCAGGTACTATCCTTTCTGAGAAACTGGTGTCATACCAGACAATATCAGATGATGTAAACATCGATGCGGACCTTACTTACGTTCAATTCAATTCACCGGTTGCAATACCTGCTGACAGTCTTTTCTACATCGGTATTAACTTCGGTTACAAAAAGAATGACACTGTAGCTTTGGTTTCAACTCTTGACAGAACCGGACTAAGCTGCGAAGGTCTTGTAACTTCTGTAGATCAGTTTTCTGATAATTCATGGCACGTATTCTCTGAGTATCCTGGCGACTGGGGTCTATATGTAAGTCAGATGATTCTTCCTATTGTCTGCCATGAACTTTGTACCATGGATATTACTCCCGGCAATCCTTCAGTTTGCCAAAACAAAACCAAGACTATTACAGCTTCAGGCGCTTCTACTTACACCTGGGCACCTGCAGACGGTCTTAATGTAACAACCGGTGCTGTTGTTGTTGCTACCGGTAGCGTTACCACTACTTACACCGTTACAGGTGATGGCGGTGAGTGCTCCAAGACTGTTACTTTAACAGTAAAACCTAAACCAGTTGCTAACTTCTCTATTGGCCCATGCGTTTCTGGAAAGAAATTGCTGACCTATACAGGTACTCCTAACACTGGTGTTACTTTCAATTGGTACAAGGATGGTGTGAAAATCGCCGGACAGACCAACTCTACTTACAATTCAACCACAACGGCTAAATATAAAGTGAGAGTTACTGTTACTGAAACCAATTGCATTGATGTGAAAGAAAAACAAGTTACGAACGACTGTAAAGAAGGTCTGACTGAAATTTTCACAGCTGAAGCTTATCCTAATCCATTCAACCAATCATTTGTGATCAACATGGCATCAGGTTCAAATGAACTTGCCAATGTTCGTCTGGTTGACTTAAGCGGAAGAACACTTCATGAGTACACAGGCGTTGATACATCAGCTCCGTTCGAGATCAATGAATCTCTCTCAGCAGGTGTGTATTTCGTAAGAGTTAGTCAGGGTACTACTGAAAAGATGATCAAAGTCATTAAAGAATAA
- the mutS gene encoding DNA mismatch repair protein MutS, whose amino-acid sequence MGQYKQIKAKYPDAILLFRVGDFYETFDTDAVTTSQVLGIVLTKRANGAATYTDLAGFPYHALDTYLPKLVRAGYRVAICDQLEDPKLTKTIVKRGVTELITPGVTDNDKILDHKSNNFLCSLHFEGDSLGIAFLDISTGEFYAAQGNADYIDKLLQGFKPTEIIFSKTRQKDFRQLFGTKYYTYAIDDWIFQFDFTNGLLTKHFETQSLKGFGISELKQAIVACGTALHYLQVSEHPNLDHLTGISRIEEERYVWLDRFTVRNLEILHSNNEGGKSLLQVLDQTLSPMGARMLRKWLVLPLKEIIPIEERLHFVELLIKDPELTKQLAVLIRQIGDLERLIAKVALGKISPREIIQIRRALIAIGQIKQLLGERNEAPFLNCADQLHPCELIKERIGKEIREDAPPVAAKGGIIREEVSEALDELRKISHSGKDYLLSIQKTEQERTGITSLKISFNNVFGYYLEVTHAHKSKVPEDWIRKQTLVNAERYITPELKEYEEKILGAEEKILHLELKLFNALVTSLKDYVPQIQLNAQTIGRLDCLFSFSQIAIKNNYCRPKFHEGYAMEINNGRHPVIEQQLAHDQNYVPNDVLLDDKTQQIIIITGPNMAGKSAFIRQNALIVLMAQIGSFVPASSASIGIVDKIFTRVGASDNLSSGESTFMVEMTETASILNNLSDRSLVILDEIGRGTSTYDGISIAWAIAEFLHDYPKGKAKTLFATHYHELNELENKFERIKNFNVSVKEAGNKVIFLRKLQPGGSQHSFGIHVAKMAGIPSHVVNRANEILEELEEKTIAKNLQNKVKKMPVREMQLSIFQQEDPEIVKLKEWMEKIDPNALTPIEALMKIHEMKDKLKRK is encoded by the coding sequence ATGGGGCAATACAAACAAATCAAGGCGAAATACCCTGATGCCATCCTGCTTTTCAGGGTGGGAGATTTTTATGAAACCTTCGATACAGATGCGGTAACAACCTCTCAGGTTCTTGGAATAGTATTAACCAAACGGGCTAACGGGGCTGCGACTTATACTGATCTTGCGGGATTTCCTTATCACGCGCTGGACACTTATTTACCCAAGCTCGTTCGTGCAGGTTATCGTGTCGCTATCTGTGACCAACTCGAAGACCCGAAGCTCACAAAAACCATTGTGAAAAGGGGCGTGACTGAACTGATAACACCCGGTGTTACAGACAATGATAAAATTCTGGATCACAAGAGCAATAACTTTCTCTGTTCACTGCATTTTGAAGGAGATTCACTTGGCATCGCTTTCCTTGATATATCTACCGGTGAATTTTATGCAGCACAAGGCAATGCTGATTACATCGATAAATTATTGCAGGGTTTCAAACCTACAGAAATTATTTTTTCCAAAACCAGACAAAAAGATTTCCGGCAATTATTCGGCACCAAGTATTACACCTATGCTATTGACGATTGGATATTTCAGTTTGATTTTACCAATGGATTGCTCACCAAACATTTTGAAACACAATCGCTAAAAGGTTTTGGGATCAGCGAATTAAAGCAAGCCATTGTTGCATGCGGTACAGCCTTACATTACCTGCAGGTTTCTGAACATCCCAATCTCGATCACTTAACAGGCATTTCACGCATTGAAGAAGAAAGATATGTGTGGCTCGACCGTTTTACCGTTCGCAATCTTGAAATACTTCATAGCAATAACGAAGGTGGAAAATCGCTGCTGCAGGTGCTGGATCAGACACTTTCTCCAATGGGCGCACGTATGCTTCGTAAATGGCTTGTGCTGCCACTTAAGGAAATCATACCCATTGAAGAAAGACTTCACTTTGTTGAACTGCTTATCAAAGATCCTGAATTGACGAAGCAACTGGCAGTGCTTATCCGTCAGATTGGAGACCTCGAACGGTTAATTGCAAAAGTTGCATTGGGAAAAATCAGTCCGCGTGAAATTATCCAGATCAGAAGAGCATTAATTGCCATCGGTCAGATCAAACAATTATTGGGTGAACGGAATGAAGCACCCTTCCTTAATTGCGCCGATCAACTCCATCCATGTGAATTAATCAAAGAACGCATTGGAAAAGAAATCAGGGAAGATGCACCACCGGTTGCTGCAAAAGGCGGCATCATCAGGGAAGAGGTTTCAGAAGCTTTAGACGAGCTGCGAAAGATTTCGCATTCGGGAAAAGATTACCTGCTGAGTATTCAGAAAACTGAACAGGAACGAACCGGAATTACTTCGCTGAAGATTTCTTTTAATAATGTTTTCGGATATTATCTTGAAGTTACGCATGCTCATAAAAGCAAGGTGCCGGAAGATTGGATCAGGAAGCAAACGTTGGTAAATGCCGAACGTTATATCACTCCGGAATTGAAAGAGTATGAAGAAAAAATTTTAGGTGCGGAAGAAAAAATTCTTCACCTCGAATTGAAATTGTTTAATGCACTGGTTACTTCACTAAAAGATTATGTGCCTCAGATTCAGTTAAATGCCCAAACGATCGGAAGGCTCGATTGCCTTTTTTCATTTTCACAAATTGCAATAAAAAACAATTATTGCAGACCGAAATTTCATGAAGGTTATGCGATGGAAATAAACAATGGTCGTCATCCTGTAATTGAACAGCAACTGGCACACGATCAAAATTATGTTCCGAATGATGTATTGCTGGATGATAAAACACAACAGATTATCATTATTACCGGTCCTAACATGGCGGGCAAATCTGCATTTATCAGACAAAATGCATTGATCGTTTTAATGGCGCAAATCGGAAGTTTCGTGCCGGCTTCCTCTGCTTCTATCGGAATAGTGGATAAAATATTTACACGTGTCGGAGCATCTGACAATCTCTCGTCCGGTGAATCTACGTTTATGGTGGAAATGACGGAGACAGCAAGTATCCTGAATAATCTTTCAGACCGGTCGTTGGTGATTCTTGATGAGATTGGTCGTGGTACGAGCACTTATGATGGCATTTCAATAGCCTGGGCGATCGCGGAATTTTTGCATGATTATCCGAAAGGAAAAGCAAAAACATTATTTGCAACACACTATCATGAATTGAATGAACTGGAGAATAAATTTGAGCGGATAAAAAATTTCAATGTATCCGTGAAAGAAGCCGGCAACAAAGTGATCTTCCTCCGCAAGTTGCAGCCTGGTGGCAGCCAACATAGTTTTGGCATTCATGTTGCAAAAATGGCCGGTATCCCATCACATGTGGTGAACCGCGCCAATGAAATACTGGAAGAGCTGGAAGAAAAAACAATTGCAAAAAACCTGCAGAACAAAGTGAAGAAAATGCCCGTGCGCGAAATGCAGTTAAGCATCTTCCAGCAGGAAGATCCTGAAATCGTGAAGCTGAAAGAATGGATGGAAAAAATAGATCCTAACGCGCTTACACCGATTGAAGCCCTGATGAAAATACATGAAATGAAAGATAAGCTTAAAAGAAAATGA
- a CDS encoding RNA methyltransferase, producing the protein MRKLKMEELNRLTVEAYKASGRMPLVVVLDNVRSGHNVGSVFRTCDAFGIPTIYLCGITPCPPNREVLKTALGSTESVAWFHFPDTKTILEELKQQDFEIVLAEHTTESISLQDFNPGKEKKYTLVFGNEVEGIQSELLHLANQVVEIPQFGTKHSFNISVAVGIVLWDVWNKLMK; encoded by the coding sequence ATGCGAAAATTAAAAATGGAGGAATTGAACCGGCTCACCGTTGAAGCTTATAAAGCTTCGGGAAGAATGCCGTTGGTAGTGGTGCTTGACAATGTGCGAAGTGGACACAATGTTGGTTCCGTTTTCAGAACTTGCGATGCTTTTGGTATTCCAACCATTTACCTCTGTGGAATTACACCTTGTCCGCCAAATCGTGAGGTATTGAAAACGGCGCTGGGCAGCACGGAATCGGTTGCATGGTTTCATTTTCCGGATACGAAAACAATATTGGAAGAATTGAAGCAGCAGGATTTCGAAATCGTTTTAGCGGAACATACCACGGAAAGTATTTCGCTGCAGGATTTCAATCCGGGAAAGGAAAAAAAATACACACTTGTATTTGGCAATGAAGTGGAAGGCATTCAAAGTGAATTACTTCATTTGGCCAATCAGGTGGTGGAAATTCCTCAATTTGGAACAAAGCATTCATTCAATATCAGTGTTGCTGTTGGAATTGTGTTGTGGGATGTATGGAATAAGTTGATGAAGTAA